A single region of the Nasonia vitripennis strain AsymCx chromosome 4 unlocalized genomic scaffold, Nvit_psr_1.1 chr4_random0005, whole genome shotgun sequence genome encodes:
- the LOC116738675 gene encoding zinc finger MYM-type protein 5-like, whose amino-acid sequence MKRYISGAKKRHIADEKKAFVSKLPKISSFLKSDKEDVASTSAAISEIQDSELPIENDLNKGTSECVNADRNDKRKEPAGLQTILSNKNAESTSTSSQANKCHESLSTDTAHPTVSTDPALWHIDENLISYCVQKGPTFCRNKDSNFKKSSRIYEEADRKKTRTFHKSLFNCKLKNGEIVDREWLLYSPLIGKVYCFFCRLFSPQHSKFSVYGFDNWKNHKRIQEYAEGYEHKTSLITYSKSRSLKGRIDDRLIQELDKECNYWKDLLRRLITVVKFIASRGLPFRGANQKIGSSKNVNYLGIIELISEYDPFLKTHFQFMAIKVAA is encoded by the exons ATGAAGCGATATATAAGTGGTGCAAAGAAAAGACATATAGCAGATGAAAAGAAAGCTTTTGTGTCAAAATTGCCAAAAAtatcttcttttttaaaatccgATAAAGAAGATGTTGCATCTACCTCAGCTGCGATAAGTGAAATTCAAGATAGTGAATTACCTATTGAGAATGATTTAAACAAAGGTACCTCAGAATGTGTTAATGCAGACAGGaatgataaaagaaaagaacCTGCAG GATTGCAGACGATATTATCAAATAAGAACGCTGAAAGTACGTCGACATCGTCACAAGCAAACAAATGCCACGAGTCATTATCTACcg aTACTGCACACCCGACAGTCTCTACGGATCCAGCACTTTGGCACATTGATGAGAATTTAATATCGTATTGCGTTCAAAAAGGGCCAACTTTTTGTAGAAACAAAGATTCTAATTTCAAAAAGTCTAGTAGGATTTACGAAGAAGCAGATCGAAAGAAGACGCGAACTTTTCACAAATctttatttaattgcaaattgaaaaatgGCGAAATAGTCGATCGCGAGTGGTTGTTGTATTCACCTTTAATAGGCAAAGTATACTGTTTTTTTTGCAGATTATTTTCGCCCCAACATAGTAAATTTAGCGTATATGGTTTTGACAACTGGAAAAATCATAAACGGATTCAAGAGTATGCCGAAGGTTATGAGCATAAGACATCTTTAATTACTTACAGCAAAAGTAGAAGTCTTAAGGGTCGCATTGACGACAGATTGATTCAAGAACTTGATAAAGAATGTAATTATTGGAAAGATCTATTACGACGTTTAATCACAGTAGTAAAGTTTATCGCAAGTAGAGGCCTGCCTTTTCGAGGTGCAAACCAAAAAATAGGATCGTCAAAAAATGTCAATTATTTAGGTATTATTGAATTAATAAGTGAATATGATCCTTTTCTCAAAACTCATTTTCAATTTATGGCAATAAAGGTAGCGGCGTAA
- the LOC116417084 gene encoding uncharacterized protein LOC116417084, whose translation MEDLILLDNFLSSSSSENSDDENDAIMFFIPRRERRRIPRINNYIETVIVRYNNNDFKENFHYTKNNVFHHEKKIPCKQLTRNDFTVTVQQRNFERGPDCCTAAGVPSGTHPLAVEFFKQVITCLFTFV comes from the exons ATGGAAGATTTAATCTTGCTAGATAACTTTTTATCGTCTTCTAGTAGTGAAAACAGTGATGATGAAAATGACGCGATCATGTTTTTCATTCCGCGTCGTGAACGTCGAAGAATTCCTCGAATCAATAATTACATAGAAACTGTAATTGTAAgatacaataataatgattttaaagaaaattttcattacacGAAGAATAATGTTTTC CACCATGAAAAAAAGATACCATGCAAACAGCTGACGCGGAACGATTTCACAGTAACAGTACAGCAGCGGAATTTCGAACGCGGACCGGACTGCTGTACCGCTGCTGGCGTTCCCTCTGGAACACACCCTCTAGCGGTAGAGTTTTTTAAACAAGTCATCACTTGTCTGTTTACTTTCGTCTAA